The Geomonas agri genome contains the following window.
ATGTGGATGTCCATCATCACCGTCCTCACCTCGGGGGTGCTGGTGCTGATCTTCTCCGGAGTTGCCCTGCTGCTGCCGTCGGCCATCTCCTCGATGGCCAACCCCGGCGCACACGGGCTCTCGGAGGTGCTGTACGCCTTCGCCTCCATGTCCAACAACAACGGCAGCGCCTTCGCAGGACTAAACGGCAACACCGTCTTCTACAACCTCTCCGGCGCAGTTGCCATGTTCCTCGGGCGCTTTGCCCCCATCGTAGCCTCGCTGGCCATGGCCGGCTCCCTCGCCGGCAAGAAATACGTCCCCCCTAGCCTGGGAACACTCCCCACGGACAAGGCTCCCTTCGCGCTCTGGCTGACCCTGGTGATACTCATCGTCGGTGCGCTCACCTTCTTCCCCGCTCTGTCCCTGGGGCCGATCGTCGAACACCTGATCATGCTGGGAGGTAAGTGACATGTCGAAACACGCACCCGAACCGATATCCATGTTCGATCTGCGCATCATGAAGCCTGCGCTGCTGGAATCAATAAAAAAACTTGACCCGAGGGGGTTGTGGCGTAACCCGGTGATGTTCTGCGTCGAGATCGCAAGCGTCATCACCCTGGTCACCTTCGTCATGTCGCTCACCGGCGCCAACAAGGAGCCGGCGTGGTTCACGGGCCTCGTCTCCATCTGGCTCTGGCTCACGGTGCTCTTTTCCACCTTCGCCGAGGCGCTTGCGGAAGGGCGCGGCAAGGCGCGCGCCGCGTCTCTCAGGAAAAGTCGCACCGAGGTGACGGCGAAGCGGCTGAAAATACCCGAATTCGGGACGCCCCACGAGACGGTTCCGGCGCAATCGCTCAGAAAAGACGATTACATACTCGTCGAGGCCCACGAGATGATTGCCGGGGACGGCGACGTCGTGGCCGGAGCGGCACTGGTCAACGAGGCGGCGGTCACCGGCGAGTCGGCTCCGGTGGTGCGGGAGTCCGGCGGCGACCGCAGCGCTGTCACCGGCGGCACCGAGGTCATCGCCAACTCCATCATCGTCAGAATCACCGCCAACCCGGGCGAAACCTTCCTGGACCGCATGATCTCCCTCATCGAGGGGGCCAAACGGAGAAAGACCCCCAACGAGATCGCCCTGGAAGTGCTGCTCATCGCGCTCACCTTGGTGTTCCTTCTGGTCTGCGCCAACATAAGTCCGCTTTCCGTCTACTCTGTCAAGGCAGCGGGACAGGGAACGCCGGTGTCGCTCACCGTGCTGGTCGCCCTGTTCGTCTGCCTGGCGCCGACCACCATCGCCGCGCTGCTGCCGGCCATCGGCATCGCCGGCATGGACCGGCTCTTCCAGAAAAACGTGATCGCTCTCTCCGGGCGCGCCATCGAAGCGGCGGGTGACGTCAACGTGCTCCTGCTTGACAAGACCGGCACCATCACGCTGGGCAACCGCGAAGCGGTGGAGTTCGTACCGGTGGCTGGGCACACCGAGATGGAACTGGCCGAGGCGGCGCTCTTCGCGTCGCTCACCGACGAGACCCCGGAGGGGAGAAGCATCGTCGTACTGGCCAGGAAGAAGTTCGACCTGAAAATGGAATCCCTCCCCCCCGATGCCCGTACCATCGCCTTCAGCGCCGAGACGCGCCTGTCGGGTGTCGACACCCTCGGCAGGAAATACCGCAAGGGGGCCTCTGACTCCGCCATCTCCTTCGTCAGGAGCATGGGCGCCAGCACCATTCCCTCCAACCTTGTGGACGTGGTGGACAGGATCGCCCGTGCCGGGGCGACGCCGCTCGTGGTTTGCAGCGATGCGGAGATCATGGGCGTCATCAACCTCAAGGACATCATAAAGGGAGGGATCCAGGAGCGCTTCCAGCAGTTGCGCAGCATGGGCATCAAGACGGTGATGATCACCGGCGATAACCCGCTCACCGCCGCGGCCATAGCGGCTGAAGCGCAAGTGGACGACTTCCTGGCCCAGGCGAAACCCGAGGACAAACTGCGCCTGATCAAGGAGAACCAGGAGCAAGGTTACATGGTGGCCATGACCGGCGACGGCACCAACGACGCCCCGGCGCTTGCCCAGGCGGACGTCGCGGTCGCCATGAACACCGGCACCCAGCCCGCTCGCGAGGCGGCCAACATCATCGACCTCGACTCGAACCCGACCAAGCTCCTGGATATCGTCGAGGTGGGCAAGCAGATCCTGATGACCAGGGGGAACCTGACCACCTTCAGCATCTCCAACGACGTGGCCAAGTACTTCGCCATCATCCCGGCCATGATGCTGTCGATCTACCCGCAGTTGAACGTACTGAACGTGATGCACCTGTCCAGCCCCTTCAGCGCCATACTGTCGGCCGTGATCTTCAACGCGATCATCATACCGATCCTGGTGCCGCTGGCGCTCAAAGGGACCAAGTTCCGTCCCATGCCTGCCGAGAAGCTATTGATCCACAACCTGCTCATCTACGGCCTGGGCGGAATCATAGCGCCGTTTATCGGCATCAAGGCCATAGACATGGCAGTGTCACTGTTTGCGTGAAGCGACCGACTCAGATAGAGTAAGACATACCGAGGATACCTCTATGAAAGAATTGCGACCAGCGTTACTGATGTTCCTACTGTTCACCGTCATCTGCGGCGGGATCTATCCGGCCCTAGTCACCGGCATTGCCTATGCGCTCTTCCCACGACAGGCGCAGGGAAGCATCATCACGGACCAGAACCACCGCGAGATAGGCTCCGCACTGATCGGCCAACCCTTCTCCAACGCCAGGTATGTCTGGCCCCGCCCTTCTGCCACGGCGGACTTCGGCTACAACCCGATGGCGTCGGGCGGATCCAACTCCGGTCCCACCAACCCCGACTACCTGAAGACGGTTTCCGAGAGGGTCAAGACCTTGCACGATGCGGGTGCCGCGGGGGGCATCCCGTCCGGGTTGGTGCAGGCCTCGGGCAGCGGGCTGGACCCGGACCTCGCTCCGGAGGCGGCCATGGTGCAGGTGGCGCGCATCGCGAAAGCGCGCGGCATGGCGACGCACCTGGTCGAGAGGCTCGTCACCGACCACACCAAGGGCCGTCAGCTCGGTTTCCTGGGAGAGCCGCGGGTGAACGTACTGGAACTGAACCTGGCGCTGGATAACCAAGAGAGCAGGTAACGATGCGAGACGACGAGACCAGACCGTCGCCGGAAACGCTCCTCAAGGTTGCCCGGGCCGAGGAGGAGGCGCACAGCGGGCGGGGAAAGCTGAAGATCTTCCTGGGTTACGCGCCAGGCGTGGGGAAGACCTACGCGATGCTCGAAGCAGCGCATGTGAGAAAGCGCGAGGGGCGCGACGTGGTCGCGGCCTATGTGGAATCCCACGGCAGGAGCGAGACGGATCTACTCCTTGAAGGGCTGGAGCTGGTCGCCAAGCTGCAGATCGAGTATCAGGGGGTGCGGCTCCCTGAGATGGACGTCGATGCGGTGCTGGCCCGCAAGCCGCAGATCGCGCTGGTGGACGAGCTGGCCCATACGAACGCCCGGGGAGCGCGCCACGAGAAGCGCTGGCAGGATGTCGAGGAACTCATCTGCGCCGGCATCGACGTCTATACCACTGTCAACGTTCAGCACTTCGAGAGCCTCAACGACGTGGTGGCCCAGATCACCGGCGTCATCGTGCGCGAAACGGTTCCCGACAAGCTGCTCGACCAGGCGGTGGAGATCAGGCTGGTGGATATACCGCCAGAAGACCTCCTGGAAAGGCTGCGTGAGGGGAAGGTCTACATTCCTGAAAAGGCGATGCTGGCCACAGAGAAGTTCTTCAAGCCGGGCAACCTGATGGCACTGCGTGAACTTTCCCTGCGGCGCGCCGCATCCCGGGTCGACGACCAGATGCGCGCCTACATGGAGGCTCGATCGATCACCGGACCCTGGCCGGCTGCGGAAAAGCTTCTGGTATGCGTGAGCGGCAGTCCCTACAGCGAGAAACTGATCCGGACCACGAGGCGGCTCGCCGACGAGATGAAGGCACGATGGCATACCGTGTACATCGAGACGCCAGGCTTGAGCAGGCATGCCCGCGAGAACCGGGAGCGGGTATGGCGCGACCTGCGCCTGGCGGAGAGCCTCGGGGCGGATGTGGCGACGCTGACTGCAACCTCGGTACCCCAGGCCCTGATTCAATTCGCCGTGCAGAACAATGTGACCAAGGTCGTGGTGGGCAAGCCGATGAAGCCGCGCTGGCGCGAGTTCCTGCGCCAGCCCCTGGTAGACGAGATTATCAGGCTCTCCGGGCCCATCGACGTCTACGTCGTCAGCATCGACGTTGCCGTAGGAAAAGCCAAACCGGCGAC
Protein-coding sequences here:
- the kdpB gene encoding potassium-transporting ATPase subunit KdpB, with translation MSKHAPEPISMFDLRIMKPALLESIKKLDPRGLWRNPVMFCVEIASVITLVTFVMSLTGANKEPAWFTGLVSIWLWLTVLFSTFAEALAEGRGKARAASLRKSRTEVTAKRLKIPEFGTPHETVPAQSLRKDDYILVEAHEMIAGDGDVVAGAALVNEAAVTGESAPVVRESGGDRSAVTGGTEVIANSIIVRITANPGETFLDRMISLIEGAKRRKTPNEIALEVLLIALTLVFLLVCANISPLSVYSVKAAGQGTPVSLTVLVALFVCLAPTTIAALLPAIGIAGMDRLFQKNVIALSGRAIEAAGDVNVLLLDKTGTITLGNREAVEFVPVAGHTEMELAEAALFASLTDETPEGRSIVVLARKKFDLKMESLPPDARTIAFSAETRLSGVDTLGRKYRKGASDSAISFVRSMGASTIPSNLVDVVDRIARAGATPLVVCSDAEIMGVINLKDIIKGGIQERFQQLRSMGIKTVMITGDNPLTAAAIAAEAQVDDFLAQAKPEDKLRLIKENQEQGYMVAMTGDGTNDAPALAQADVAVAMNTGTQPAREAANIIDLDSNPTKLLDIVEVGKQILMTRGNLTTFSISNDVAKYFAIIPAMMLSIYPQLNVLNVMHLSSPFSAILSAVIFNAIIIPILVPLALKGTKFRPMPAEKLLIHNLLIYGLGGIIAPFIGIKAIDMAVSLFA
- the kdpC gene encoding potassium-transporting ATPase subunit KdpC, with protein sequence MKELRPALLMFLLFTVICGGIYPALVTGIAYALFPRQAQGSIITDQNHREIGSALIGQPFSNARYVWPRPSATADFGYNPMASGGSNSGPTNPDYLKTVSERVKTLHDAGAAGGIPSGLVQASGSGLDPDLAPEAAMVQVARIAKARGMATHLVERLVTDHTKGRQLGFLGEPRVNVLELNLALDNQESR